One segment of Dolichospermum sp. DET69 DNA contains the following:
- a CDS encoding glycosyltransferase family 4 protein: MRIAIARTMAEFSIDIYTNSLISGLKAVRPNWEIIELAPRSFNRGSSSWSLRVRKYYERFWKYPHTVQQKVADIYHIIEPCDAHLIYSLKKTGKPTVVTCHDLINFFYPNNLQGSVQLPLISRNAWLYSVKGMKYADHIIAVSTATAKDTTEILKINPSQITVIPNAVESIFKPLPPEQITSFRQQQGIAPATICLLNVGANHPRKNISIILQVIEILMRKGLSIQFWKVGADFTDDQKNFIDTSGISSCVKYLGNPDKLTLVQIYNAADILVAPSLYEGFGITILEAMACGTPVITSNVSAMPEVVGDAGVLVNPRDAKEIANAVINLYDNPSYYQEIKQKNLTRTKLFTWEKTADNVAEVYEHLLKRRT; the protein is encoded by the coding sequence ATGCGGATAGCTATCGCACGGACAATGGCTGAATTCAGCATTGATATTTATACCAATAGTCTTATTTCTGGACTAAAAGCTGTTCGTCCAAATTGGGAGATTATAGAATTAGCACCCCGTTCTTTTAATAGAGGTAGTTCCTCTTGGTCTCTCAGAGTCCGAAAATATTATGAACGCTTTTGGAAATATCCTCATACAGTTCAACAAAAAGTAGCAGATATTTACCATATCATTGAACCCTGCGATGCTCATCTTATTTATTCGTTGAAGAAAACGGGTAAACCTACTGTTGTCACTTGTCATGATCTGATTAACTTTTTCTATCCTAATAATCTTCAAGGTTCTGTACAATTACCGCTTATTAGTAGAAATGCCTGGCTATACTCTGTTAAAGGGATGAAATATGCAGATCACATTATTGCAGTTTCTACCGCTACAGCAAAAGATACAACGGAAATTCTCAAGATTAATCCATCACAGATAACTGTAATTCCTAATGCTGTTGAATCAATCTTTAAACCTTTGCCTCCAGAACAAATTACATCTTTTCGTCAACAACAAGGAATTGCACCAGCAACAATTTGTCTTCTCAATGTTGGAGCAAATCATCCTCGTAAAAATATTTCGATTATTCTGCAAGTAATAGAAATTTTAATGCGAAAAGGATTATCAATCCAGTTTTGGAAAGTTGGGGCAGATTTTACCGATGATCAGAAAAACTTTATCGATACTTCAGGAATTTCTTCCTGTGTTAAATATTTAGGAAACCCAGATAAATTAACTCTGGTGCAAATTTATAATGCTGCTGATATTCTGGTTGCTCCTTCCTTATATGAAGGTTTTGGCATTACTATTTTAGAAGCAATGGCTTGTGGAACTCCAGTAATTACCTCAAATGTTTCTGCTATGCCTGAAGTTGTAGGAGATGCTGGAGTTTTAGTTAACCCAAGAGATGCAAAGGAAATTGCAAATGCAGTGATTAATCTTTATGATAATCCTAGCTATTACCAAGAAATAAAACAAAAAAATTTGACCAGAACTAAATTATTTACTTGGGAAAAAACAGCAGATAATGTTGCTGAAGTTTATGAACATTTACTGAAAAGGAGAACATGA
- a CDS encoding FkbM family methyltransferase: MSLSSKSANATLYIPVRDDGYTLIGYGSLSSGNHPATTEKVDREIEKDVTLYTLDEFNFSDIDFIKIDVEGYTGLLEVMPQMGVDPEFFAPRQQKADHPFHIGFLGRLTNSKGIDLIFAAAHQLGEQGFNFRILICGSGQIE, translated from the coding sequence ATTAGTTTATCTTCTAAGTCTGCTAATGCAACTCTTTATATTCCTGTCCGCGATGATGGTTACACTCTTATCGGCTATGGAAGTCTTAGTTCTGGTAATCATCCAGCAACAACAGAGAAGGTAGATAGAGAAATAGAGAAAGATGTAACCCTTTACACCCTTGATGAATTTAATTTTTCGGATATTGATTTTATAAAGATTGATGTTGAAGGTTATACAGGTTTATTAGAAGTCATGCCCCAGATGGGTGTTGATCCTGAATTTTTCGCCCCTCGTCAACAGAAAGCAGATCATCCCTTTCACATTGGGTTCTTGGGACGGTTAACCAACAGTAAAGGCATTGACTTGATTTTTGCTGCTGCTCACCAGTTGGGCGAACAGGGTTTCAACTTCCGCATCCTGATCTGTGGCTCTGGTCAAATAGAATGA
- a CDS encoding glycosyltransferase family 1 protein: MMPIIQIVPRLFPEVDGVGDYALSLAHQMDRDFNIKTHFIVGDPSWSGKKEIDGFNISQITNHSSTNLVSLLNEIGNNASSVVLQYVGCGYARRGCPLWLVKGLEDYKNAYPTKKLVTMFHETYGSGAPYYGADPPWISAFWLSPVQKNIASRLVLLSNHCLTSREQFRQQLQHLTRRQKSQISVMPVFSNVEEAQDLYPLEDRHPILVVFGSRNSRARIYEQFPHALQDACRILKIEKIYDIGPPIGFNINKFSNVPVISMGVRSTSEIGKILLKSKAGILNYPPEFLAKSGVYAAYSAYGLIPIVVSSNAVLVDGMDGLRNGENYWAINHTTESLNLEVGKRIANQAYAWYQAHNLATQAEIFAKQL, encoded by the coding sequence ATGATGCCAATTATCCAAATTGTTCCTAGACTTTTTCCAGAAGTTGATGGTGTTGGTGATTATGCACTAAGTTTAGCTCATCAGATGGATCGAGACTTTAACATCAAGACACACTTTATTGTTGGAGATCCAAGCTGGTCAGGCAAGAAGGAAATTGATGGATTTAACATTAGTCAAATTACAAATCATAGTAGTACAAACCTAGTATCACTACTAAATGAAATTGGTAATAATGCCTCTTCAGTAGTATTACAGTATGTTGGTTGTGGTTATGCCAGACGTGGTTGTCCATTGTGGCTAGTAAAAGGATTAGAAGACTACAAAAATGCTTACCCTACTAAAAAATTAGTCACAATGTTTCATGAGACTTATGGTTCGGGTGCGCCTTATTATGGTGCAGATCCACCTTGGATTAGTGCTTTCTGGCTATCACCAGTGCAAAAAAACATCGCCAGTCGTCTAGTTCTTTTAAGCAATCATTGTCTTACCAGCAGAGAACAATTTAGACAGCAATTACAGCACCTAACTCGTAGGCAAAAATCTCAAATTTCTGTTATGCCAGTCTTTTCAAATGTTGAAGAAGCACAGGATTTATATCCATTGGAAGATCGGCATCCAATTTTGGTTGTTTTTGGTAGTCGTAATAGTCGAGCAAGAATTTATGAGCAGTTTCCTCATGCTTTACAAGATGCTTGTCGAATACTAAAGATTGAAAAGATATATGATATTGGTCCTCCCATAGGATTTAATATCAATAAGTTTAGTAATGTTCCTGTAATTTCTATGGGGGTAAGGAGTACCTCAGAAATTGGCAAAATATTACTCAAGTCTAAAGCAGGTATCTTAAACTATCCTCCTGAGTTTCTAGCCAAATCTGGTGTTTATGCTGCTTACAGTGCATATGGACTAATTCCAATTGTTGTCTCTTCAAATGCTGTACTTGTAGATGGTATGGATGGTCTTCGTAACGGAGAGAATTACTGGGCAATCAATCACACAACTGAAAGCCTAAATTTAGAGGTAGGAAAAAGAATCGCTAATCAGGCATACGCTTGGTACCAAGCTCACAACTTAGCAACACAGGCTGAAATTTTTGCTAAACAGCTTTAA
- a CDS encoding glycosyltransferase family 4 protein yields the protein MKIAYVTTFDSRTLCDHNNWSGINYYIGQSLKNQSIPIEYIGPLEEKLALQFVSKFKSRYHKYLGKNYIKYIEPLILRDYGRQISQKLNSIKTDVAFSAGSDAIAYLECHQPIVFWADATFANLIDFYPVYSNLCEESVQNAHLIQGISLKKSKLAIYSSEWAAQTAIDYYQADPEKVKVVPFGANIESNLSLDEIKTLIESRPTNQCKLLFLGVDWFRKGGDVALKVARKLNYSGLKTELTIVGSQPSVEEALPDFVKPLGYISKSNPEGKKKIYQLISNSHFLILPSRADCTPIVFCEANSLGVPCLSRRVGGIPTMIKDDLNGKLFNTDSDISEYCEYIKNVFTNYTQYKKLALSAFNEYESRLNWRVAGQKIRDLLVTIA from the coding sequence ATGAAAATAGCTTACGTTACTACTTTTGATTCTAGGACTCTTTGTGATCATAACAACTGGTCAGGAATTAATTATTACATTGGTCAGAGTCTTAAAAACCAATCTATACCGATTGAATATATTGGACCCTTAGAAGAAAAATTAGCTTTACAATTTGTGAGTAAATTTAAAAGTCGTTACCATAAATATTTGGGAAAAAACTATATAAAATATATCGAACCATTGATTTTAAGAGACTATGGAAGACAAATTTCTCAAAAGCTGAACAGTATTAAAACTGATGTAGCTTTTAGTGCAGGAAGTGATGCCATTGCTTATCTCGAATGTCATCAACCAATAGTTTTTTGGGCAGATGCAACTTTTGCTAATTTAATAGATTTTTATCCTGTATATAGTAATCTTTGTGAAGAATCAGTCCAGAATGCCCATTTAATTCAGGGTATTAGTCTCAAAAAATCTAAGTTAGCAATTTACTCTTCTGAGTGGGCAGCCCAAACAGCAATTGATTATTATCAAGCCGATCCTGAAAAAGTAAAAGTTGTCCCTTTTGGAGCAAATATTGAAAGTAATCTAAGTCTTGATGAAATTAAAACCTTGATTGAATCTAGACCTACAAATCAATGTAAATTACTATTTCTAGGAGTAGATTGGTTTCGTAAAGGAGGAGATGTTGCTTTGAAAGTAGCTAGAAAGTTGAATTATTCAGGTTTAAAAACTGAATTAACAATAGTTGGCAGCCAACCTAGTGTGGAAGAAGCTCTCCCTGATTTCGTTAAGCCTCTGGGTTATATTTCCAAGTCTAATCCAGAAGGTAAAAAGAAAATTTATCAACTAATTTCTAATTCACATTTCTTGATTTTACCTTCCCGTGCTGATTGCACACCTATTGTTTTTTGTGAAGCCAATTCATTAGGTGTACCTTGTCTCTCTAGAAGAGTTGGTGGAATTCCGACAATGATCAAAGATGACTTGAATGGAAAACTATTTAATACTGATAGTGATATTAGCGAATACTGCGAATACATTAAAAATGTATTTACGAACTATACCCAATATAAAAAATTAGCTCTCTCTGCCTTTAATGAATATGAATCACGTCTCAACTGGAGAGTAGCTGGTCAAAAAATAAGAGATTTACTTGTGACGATAGCATAA
- a CDS encoding glycosyltransferase, with translation MKSFLSVIICTHNPRHDYLDKVLDSLRTQTLPVEKWELLLIDNASDKILSSEIDLSWHPQSRHIREEKLGLTSARLRGIQEAGAETLVFVDDDNVLDLDYLEVTLQISKDYSFIGAWGGQIRGEFEVTPPEWTEPYWKYLAIRKFDQNKWSNLLNQHDTTPCGAGMCVRKIVAEKYANLTQNDSRRLYLDRQGLDHKAQILLSCGDTDLAFTACDIGLGTGQFTDLKMTHIMPARRLEKEYLVKLVEGIVYSHTLLDSFRDKLPERQNTSCKEKLLQYLRQWKMSPIERDFYQATKRGKTLAKQQILTSNNKNLDSYNN, from the coding sequence ATGAAATCATTCTTAAGTGTCATTATTTGTACTCATAATCCTCGTCATGATTATCTTGATAAAGTTTTAGATTCTTTGCGAACGCAGACATTGCCAGTAGAAAAATGGGAACTGCTGTTAATAGACAATGCTAGTGACAAAATTCTATCTTCCGAAATTGATTTGTCTTGGCACCCTCAATCTCGTCATATTAGAGAAGAAAAATTAGGTTTAACCTCTGCTCGTTTACGAGGTATTCAGGAAGCAGGAGCAGAAACTTTAGTATTTGTTGATGATGATAATGTTTTAGATTTAGACTATCTTGAAGTAACTTTACAAATTAGTAAAGATTATTCATTTATTGGTGCTTGGGGGGGGCAAATTAGGGGAGAGTTTGAAGTAACTCCTCCCGAATGGACAGAACCTTATTGGAAGTACTTAGCTATTCGTAAGTTTGATCAGAATAAATGGTCAAATTTATTGAACCAGCATGATACAACTCCTTGCGGTGCGGGAATGTGTGTAAGAAAAATTGTAGCAGAGAAATATGCAAATCTAACTCAAAATGATTCTCGTCGTTTGTACTTAGATCGTCAGGGTCTAGATCATAAAGCTCAGATATTACTTTCCTGTGGAGATACAGATTTAGCCTTTACTGCCTGCGATATTGGCCTAGGAACTGGACAGTTTACAGATCTAAAGATGACACATATTATGCCAGCTAGGCGTTTAGAAAAAGAATATTTAGTTAAGCTAGTTGAAGGAATTGTTTATTCCCATACCTTATTAGATTCCTTTCGAGATAAACTACCAGAAAGACAAAATACAAGCTGCAAAGAAAAATTGCTTCAATACTTGAGACAGTGGAAGATGAGTCCGATAGAACGCGATTTTTATCAAGCGACTAAAAGGGGAAAAACTTTAGCCAAACAACAAATATTAACTTCTAATAACAAAAATCTTGATAGCTATAACAATTAA
- a CDS encoding glycosyltransferase family 2 protein codes for MNQKHPYRATILPVPEGTHRPLWSVMIPTYNCANYLRETLASVLAQDLGAEIMQIEVIDDHSTKDDPEAVVRELAGDRVSFYRQPENVGYIKNFETCLQRSRGQLIHLLHGDDCVKQSFYRKLQRGFEEKPEIGAAFCRHIHMDEQGNWIWTSCLEQSESGILDNWLERIAVMQLIQTPSIVVRRDVYEQLGLFDNRMSCWGEDWEMWVRIAVHYPVWYEVEALALYRRGSTSLTGQSVRTGKNIQDFRQAVDIVREYLPSESASKLSRTALRNYAFYAIDSAREFISKGDSYGAINQLREALKCHLSIATVKSSIKLIIENIHLMILSRLGWTHSANS; via the coding sequence ATGAATCAAAAACATCCTTACCGCGCAACTATTCTACCAGTTCCAGAGGGAACACATCGTCCCCTTTGGTCTGTCATGATTCCCACCTACAACTGTGCAAACTATCTGCGAGAAACCCTAGCTAGTGTGTTAGCTCAAGATCTAGGCGCAGAGATAATGCAGATTGAGGTAATTGACGACCATTCAACAAAAGATGATCCTGAAGCTGTTGTGAGAGAACTAGCGGGCGATCGCGTTAGTTTTTATCGACAGCCAGAGAACGTAGGTTACATCAAAAATTTTGAGACTTGTTTACAGCGATCTCGTGGGCAATTAATTCATCTTCTACACGGTGATGATTGTGTCAAACAGAGCTTTTATCGCAAGCTGCAACGAGGTTTTGAAGAAAAACCCGAAATAGGAGCCGCTTTCTGTCGTCATATCCACATGGATGAACAAGGTAACTGGATTTGGACTTCCTGCCTTGAGCAGTCTGAAAGTGGCATTTTAGATAATTGGCTAGAGCGAATAGCTGTTATGCAGCTTATTCAAACCCCATCCATTGTAGTAAGACGTGATGTTTACGAGCAACTTGGCCTGTTTGATAATCGTATGTCTTGTTGGGGTGAGGACTGGGAAATGTGGGTTCGTATTGCTGTTCATTATCCAGTTTGGTACGAAGTTGAGGCACTTGCTTTATACCGTAGAGGTTCCACTTCCTTAACGGGACAATCTGTACGGACTGGTAAGAATATTCAAGACTTTCGTCAAGCAGTTGACATTGTGAGGGAATATTTGCCAAGCGAATCTGCCAGTAAACTTTCAAGAACAGCATTAAGAAACTACGCATTTTATGCGATCGATTCTGCAAGGGAATTTATTAGCAAAGGTGACAGTTATGGTGCAATCAACCAACTTCGAGAAGCTTTAAAGTGTCACTTGTCAATAGCAACAGTTAAATCTTCAATAAAGTTAATTATCGAAAATATTCACCTGATGATTCTGTCGAGACTAGGTTGGACACATTCTGCAAATTCATAA
- a CDS encoding glycosyltransferase, with translation MSEQHPDRATILPVPEGIPRPLWSVMIPTYNCANYLRETLASVLAQDPGSEVMQIEVVDDHSTKDDPEAVVRELAGDRVSFYRQPENVGYIKNFETCLQRSRGQLIHLLHGDDCLRETFYYKMQQIFEKYPDIGAAFCRHIYMSKEGHWKGISDLEQTESGILNKWLEKIAACQRLTTPSIVVRREVYEKLGGFDCRITCAGEDWEMWVRIATQYLVAYEVEPLAIYRQERLGALTENTARTGKLVRDMRLATEIIGSYLPEYLPSVVTSKLLNQAREKYARWAIRDARRVGDLGDMPAVITQAKEALKCSRSLKTIHLVSKLLLKEGARFLWRTLGIKNQHKKVIQ, from the coding sequence ATGAGTGAACAACATCCAGATAGAGCAACCATTTTACCAGTTCCAGAAGGAATACCCCGACCTTTGTGGTCAGTTATGATTCCTACTTACAATTGTGCAAACTATCTGCGTGAAACACTAGCTAGTGTATTAGCGCAAGATCCAGGCTCAGAGGTAATGCAAATAGAGGTAGTTGACGACCACTCTACTAAAGATGATCCTGAAGCTGTTGTTAGAGAACTAGCAGGCGATCGCGTTAGTTTTTATCGACAGCCAGAGAACGTAGGTTACATCAAAAATTTTGAGACTTGTTTACAGCGATCTCGTGGGCAATTAATTCATCTTCTGCATGGTGATGATTGTTTAAGAGAAACTTTTTATTACAAAATGCAGCAAATATTTGAAAAGTATCCAGATATAGGTGCTGCCTTTTGTCGTCATATATATATGAGTAAAGAAGGGCACTGGAAGGGTATCTCTGACTTAGAGCAAACAGAAAGCGGAATTTTGAATAAGTGGTTAGAGAAAATTGCGGCCTGCCAACGTTTGACAACTCCTTCAATCGTAGTACGACGAGAAGTTTATGAAAAATTAGGTGGGTTTGACTGTCGCATCACCTGTGCCGGTGAAGATTGGGAAATGTGGGTAAGAATTGCCACGCAGTACCTGGTCGCATATGAAGTAGAGCCTCTGGCAATTTATCGGCAAGAACGTTTGGGAGCGCTAACCGAAAATACTGCCCGCACTGGCAAACTTGTTCGAGATATGCGCCTAGCAACTGAAATTATCGGATCTTATCTACCTGAGTATTTACCGTCAGTAGTTACAAGCAAGTTATTAAATCAGGCTAGGGAAAAGTACGCTAGATGGGCTATTAGGGATGCTAGGCGGGTTGGTGATCTAGGTGATATGCCTGCTGTAATTACTCAAGCGAAGGAAGCACTCAAATGTAGTCGCTCTCTCAAAACTATTCACTTAGTATCTAAACTTCTCTTAAAAGAGGGAGCGCGTTTTTTATGGCGGACTTTAGGTATAAAAAATCAACATAAAAAAGTTATTCAGTAA
- a CDS encoding NAD-dependent epimerase/dehydratase family protein has translation MHFIVTGGAGFIGSHLTEQLLLEGHNITVVDNLSTGKIENLPDHPHLQFLHKNILDCQPEDFSQPIDGIAHLAATPSVNQSWDEPLESHHNNLSAVLAVLLLCQSLDIPRLVFASSAAVYGNKTHLPISEDQPTMPISPYGLQKLVSEQYANLFAQKLGISFIGLRLFNVFGPHQDPNSPYSGVISIFSKASQNGQPITIYGDGSQTRDFIFVKDVAVAFTKALTVPLPKGFCLSCNVGTSQKTSLLELVDILKSCCRQQNSKIHLTANRPGDIQDSQADISRIVSLLDFQPKWSVASGIRLLVESLVLEYS, from the coding sequence ATGCATTTTATCGTAACTGGTGGTGCAGGTTTCATTGGTTCTCATCTGACAGAGCAACTCTTACTTGAAGGTCATAATATTACTGTTGTTGATAACCTTTCTACTGGGAAAATAGAAAATTTACCCGATCATCCTCATCTGCAATTTTTACACAAAAATATATTAGATTGCCAACCAGAAGATTTCTCTCAACCTATTGATGGAATTGCTCATCTAGCGGCCACTCCATCGGTGAATCAATCCTGGGATGAACCATTAGAGTCTCATCACAACAATCTTTCTGCTGTGCTTGCGGTGTTACTACTTTGTCAATCTTTAGATATTCCCAGACTTGTCTTTGCCAGTTCTGCCGCCGTTTATGGAAACAAAACCCATTTACCGATTTCCGAAGACCAGCCAACTATGCCAATTTCCCCTTACGGACTACAAAAATTGGTCAGCGAGCAATATGCAAATTTATTTGCTCAAAAGTTAGGTATCTCCTTTATTGGTCTGCGACTATTTAACGTATTTGGCCCTCATCAAGATCCTAATTCTCCTTATTCTGGTGTCATTTCAATTTTTAGTAAAGCCAGTCAAAATGGTCAGCCCATCACAATTTATGGAGATGGATCTCAGACCAGAGATTTCATTTTCGTTAAGGATGTAGCCGTTGCTTTTACCAAAGCTCTAACGGTTCCTTTACCCAAAGGTTTCTGTCTTAGTTGCAATGTTGGGACTAGTCAAAAAACTTCCTTGCTTGAGCTTGTGGATATTCTGAAAAGCTGTTGTCGTCAACAGAACTCAAAAATTCACCTTACCGCTAATCGACCAGGAGATATTCAAGATTCTCAAGCTGATATCTCCAGAATAGTCTCGCTTTTAGATTTTCAACCTAAATGGTCTGTTGCATCTGGTATTCGTCTTTTAGTTGAATCATTAGTTCTTGAATATTCATAG
- a CDS encoding glycosyltransferase family 2 protein produces MSEEINKPLVSCIVIFFNAGKTFFIEAIESIFAQTYDNWELLLVDDGSTDESTNIALRYAGQYPEKVRYLEHEGHQNRGMSATRNLGIRHARGEYIAFLDADDIWLPHKLEQQVPILESYPEASMLYGRTQFWFSWTDNNPVSSWNPDNAQDDFMTITSVKFDTLIKPTKQLLLFLQNKEIYPCTCSILIRSQIFEEIGLFEEDFHNAHEDMVFHSKLFLKAPVYVSSECWDKYRIHPDSYWRRADMAGKGEQIRRIGHIKYLTWLERYLAEQEIKDPVIWKALEKALFPYHHPNLYYLLDIKKRIIDLKKIIKLTARYTLPDPIIRRLKAKFSKTNPSHLNH; encoded by the coding sequence ATGAGTGAAGAGATCAATAAACCGTTAGTCTCTTGTATTGTCATCTTTTTTAACGCGGGTAAAACCTTTTTTATAGAAGCAATAGAAAGCATTTTTGCCCAGACCTATGATAATTGGGAACTGTTATTAGTCGACGATGGTTCAACCGATGAGAGTACTAATATTGCTTTACGATATGCTGGGCAATATCCTGAAAAAGTGCGCTATTTAGAACATGAAGGGCATCAAAATCGTGGTATGAGTGCAACACGCAATTTGGGCATTCGCCATGCTAGAGGAGAATATATTGCTTTTCTAGACGCTGATGATATTTGGTTACCACACAAACTAGAACAACAAGTCCCTATCTTAGAATCCTACCCTGAAGCTTCCATGCTTTACGGAAGAACTCAATTTTGGTTCAGTTGGACGGACAATAATCCTGTCAGTTCGTGGAATCCTGACAATGCACAGGATGACTTTATGACAATAACCAGTGTGAAATTTGATACATTGATTAAACCAACAAAACAGCTTCTACTATTTCTACAAAACAAAGAAATTTACCCTTGCACCTGTAGTATTCTCATCCGTAGTCAGATTTTTGAAGAGATTGGACTATTTGAAGAAGATTTTCACAATGCCCATGAAGACATGGTTTTTCACTCCAAGCTTTTTCTCAAAGCCCCTGTCTATGTATCTAGTGAATGTTGGGACAAGTATCGAATTCATCCAGATAGTTACTGGCGACGTGCAGACATGGCAGGTAAAGGAGAACAAATACGCCGTATCGGACATATAAAATACCTGACTTGGCTAGAAAGGTATCTTGCTGAACAAGAAATCAAGGATCCAGTCATTTGGAAAGCCCTTGAAAAAGCTCTATTTCCCTATCATCATCCTAATTTATACTATCTTTTAGACATTAAAAAGAGAATAATTGACCTAAAAAAAATCATCAAATTAACTGCACGTTACACCTTACCAGATCCGATTATTAGGAGACTTAAGGCTAAATTCTCAAAAACTAATCCTAGTCATTTAAATCACTAA
- a CDS encoding polysaccharide deacetylase family protein: MSILGFNKLQQVMRRLQKQLAASKGLILMYHRVAEVDLDPWSLCVTPQNFAEQLEVLQRYTQPMSLQQFTEVHQEGKFPHRAVAITFDDGYADNLYSAQPLLKHYEIPATIFVSTGYLGKEREFWWDELERLLLQPGILPKKLVLNIRDQIHHWELEQATHYTEQDYQRDRRCNAWEGKPGSRMSLYYSIWQVLRPLPEAERIKVLDQILTWANADPKPRSTYRSLLLDELSLLAQGELVEIGAHTVTHPFLSAQSVELQRDEIQQSKLDLEAIINRSVTSFSYPFGDRTPETIELTKASGFNCACSTNADIVWQQSNSFDLPRFVIENWNGEDFTKQLLRWFHE; the protein is encoded by the coding sequence ATGAGTATTCTTGGATTCAATAAATTACAACAGGTAATGCGGAGATTACAGAAACAATTAGCCGCTTCTAAAGGACTAATTTTAATGTACCATCGCGTGGCGGAAGTAGATTTAGATCCTTGGTCTTTATGTGTAACCCCCCAAAATTTTGCTGAACAGTTGGAAGTTTTGCAAAGATATACTCAACCGATGAGTCTCCAACAATTTACTGAAGTTCATCAGGAGGGTAAGTTTCCCCATAGAGCAGTGGCGATAACCTTTGATGATGGTTATGCCGATAATCTCTATTCTGCTCAACCACTACTAAAGCATTACGAAATTCCAGCCACTATTTTTGTTAGTACAGGCTATCTCGGAAAAGAGCGTGAGTTTTGGTGGGATGAGTTAGAAAGACTCCTTTTACAACCAGGAATCTTGCCTAAGAAGCTTGTTTTGAATATTCGGGATCAAATCCATCACTGGGAGTTAGAACAAGCAACTCATTATACAGAGCAAGACTATCAGCGCGATCGCCGTTGTAACGCTTGGGAAGGAAAACCAGGCTCTCGGATGTCTCTCTATTACTCAATTTGGCAAGTATTACGCCCGTTACCAGAAGCAGAAAGAATCAAAGTTTTAGACCAAATTCTTACATGGGCTAATGCTGATCCCAAACCTCGTTCGACTTACCGTTCCCTTTTGCTTGATGAATTATCCCTTCTGGCTCAAGGAGAATTAGTAGAAATTGGAGCCCACACCGTCACCCATCCCTTCCTTTCTGCACAATCCGTAGAATTACAAAGGGATGAAATTCAACAAAGTAAACTGGATTTGGAAGCAATTATTAATCGTTCTGTGACGAGTTTTTCCTATCCTTTTGGCGATCGCACTCCAGAAACGATTGAACTGACTAAAGCCTCTGGATTTAATTGTGCCTGCTCTACTAATGCTGATATTGTTTGGCAACAGAGCAATAGTTTTGATTTACCTCGGTTTGTGATCGAGAACTGGAATGGAGAAGACTTTACTAAACAACTATTGAGGTGGTTTCATGAGTGA
- a CDS encoding class I SAM-dependent methyltransferase, translating to MNKKQLKLIAQRTLPSPVQHWLKTQWQTYKVSPPLGKVRLGDLRRLTPISSCFGFDRGKPIDRYYIENFLAQYSSDIQGRVLEIGDNSYTYQYGGERVTKSDVFHAVEGNPIATIVGDLADAEHIPSNSFDCLILTETLQMIYEVRLALKTIYRILKPGGVVLVTIPGITSLCDKEWKQHWYWNYTTLSARRIFEEVFPSTNIQVKTYGNVLAATAFLHGLIIEELKPEELDYQDSNYEVTITVRAVKPTS from the coding sequence ATGAATAAAAAACAATTGAAACTAATTGCACAGCGCACATTACCATCTCCTGTCCAACATTGGCTAAAAACTCAATGGCAAACTTATAAAGTATCTCCTCCATTGGGTAAAGTTCGCTTGGGTGATCTACGACGCTTAACTCCTATTAGTAGTTGTTTTGGTTTTGATCGAGGAAAACCGATAGACCGTTACTATATCGAAAACTTCCTTGCTCAGTATTCTAGTGATATTCAGGGACGAGTTTTGGAAATAGGAGACAATTCCTATACTTATCAATATGGAGGAGAACGAGTTACAAAAAGTGATGTTTTCCATGCGGTAGAAGGTAATCCAATTGCAACTATTGTAGGTGACTTAGCCGATGCAGAACATATTCCATCGAACAGCTTTGATTGTCTTATTTTGACAGAAACTCTCCAAATGATTTACGAAGTAAGACTAGCGTTAAAAACCATTTATCGCATCCTAAAGCCAGGAGGAGTAGTGCTGGTAACAATTCCAGGAATTACTTCCCTCTGCGACAAAGAATGGAAACAACACTGGTATTGGAATTATACAACTTTATCTGCACGGCGAATATTTGAAGAGGTCTTTCCCTCTACCAATATTCAGGTCAAAACCTATGGAAATGTATTAGCAGCAACGGCTTTTCTTCACGGCTTGATAATTGAGGAACTTAAGCCAGAAGAATTGGATTATCAAGACTCCAACTATGAAGTGACAATCACCGTCAGGGCAGTTAAACCAACATCATGA